In one window of Acidobacteriota bacterium DNA:
- a CDS encoding thioredoxin yields MEPIQTITASDFEAKVLEARGPVLLDFYQATCPPCRVLEPRLERIARQYIERVPVYRIDIEHDFSIAARLGVKNIPSLLVFRDGKESERLDGVITEGQLQATFEKAALNR; encoded by the coding sequence ATGGAGCCAATCCAAACTATTACGGCCAGCGATTTTGAAGCGAAGGTCCTCGAAGCCAGAGGTCCCGTGCTGCTCGACTTTTATCAGGCGACTTGTCCGCCTTGCCGCGTCCTCGAACCACGGCTAGAGCGGATCGCCCGGCAGTATATAGAACGGGTTCCCGTATATCGGATTGACATCGAACATGACTTCTCGATCGCAGCCCGTCTCGGAGTGAAAAATATACCGAGCTTGCTGGTGTTTAGAGATGGCAAGGAGAGCGAACGGCTCGACGGCGTGATTACGGAAGGCCAGCTTCAGGCGACATTTGAAAAGGCGGCTCTGAACCGGTAA